One window from the genome of Podospora pseudocomata strain CBS 415.72m chromosome 6, whole genome shotgun sequence encodes:
- a CDS encoding hypothetical protein (EggNog:ENOG503PQYN), which yields MMEDKLQLESTQNLPARAIDPLKLIGLLRSQFGLGRYEISMIRSSYNIRTPRQLSLDEIAQCRGI from the exons ATGATGGAGGACAAACTTCAGCTCGAATCCACACAAAACCTTCCAGCGAGGGCCATAGACCCTCTCAAGCTGATAGGCCTGTTACGCTCCCAGTTTGGACTTGGTCGCTATGAGATATCG ATGATCAGAAGCTCCTACAACATCCGCACCCCCAGACAGCTTTCTCTGGACGAAATCGCACAGTGCAGAGGGATCTAA
- a CDS encoding hypothetical protein (EggNog:ENOG50KOG0660; COG:H) → MKPQTPVFNMKVDNSNMESEAASPSAKTPSPSIHQASSLVSSGYHTRQSPHTSANDGSRDQSDLATEYSDTESSSGSSLVSSEEEHLQDRSRRPVELGGGLDTLVTSELDRKGIIDESDSELWKVEERTSSSGRKSPRVNYTARAPFRGDGGVPIVDLHHKPAHEVEPSEITDLGNGQYMRDPDRKSRFLQRRKSRNHAKDRKSLQTQLFQSLHPLDDEEKEKGFIPIDLLPLLITEESVYKELSGPLRETHDEKTIRRYARKICAETTENYIEGDKPKTKTITFRKIFAILVLVEKSPSITKFLKENINDSDLPLVRVSNPKRPGECDLRCSRERDKQLKCFRGSWSPLQIRNFASWQFVTLAPFFAKSELYKEVEHYVLQDGIIMPFLTDPNKQAISNDPFVDSQQEELLGGGGRVFRAILHPDHHSFHKSFKCPREPSCICTFAIKRLHSQNKDHFKREVDMLKKFSNFAHPHLISLLATYEQRNSFFLIFPCAKSDLLSYWEKFEASPKMDHGTVKWMAHQCKGIASGVLKIHEYSSTNSKLGNTLKPGPREPFGHHGDIKPQNVLVFLDNAQDGPTQDHCSTWKSRGTLKLTDFGLASTSSHRTISRKPLSHVGMTYNYRAPECDLPSNQDPKGRQYDMWTLGCLYLEFVTWLMGGKKLLDEFTQLRAGPFSAESLKHRTKLDILYGGGLIPPEIASDAFFMIEEDHSMEGQKRGGLKGIVKPAVTEFIKRLHADPACTGFLHDFLDMIRDGLLVVKQCDPGKLDRYEIQQVYGKLCKMEQECEKWEYSCGPALR, encoded by the exons ATGAAACCTCAGACACCGGTATTCAACATGAAGGTCGACAACTCGAACATGGAATCTGAAGCTGCATCACCCTCTGCCAAGACTCCTTCTCCAAGCATTCATCAAGCCTCTAGTCTCGTTTCCTCGGGGTATCACACCAGACAGTCGCCGCATACGTCTGCAAACGATGGTTCCAGAGACCAGAGCGATCTTGCAACAGAATACTCTGACACCGAGTCCAGCTCAGGCAGTAGTCTCGTATCATCAGAGGAAGAACACCTCCAGGATAGATCTAGGCGTCCTGTTGAACTTGGAGGTGGACTCGATACACTAGTCACCAGTGAGCTGGATCGAAAGGGTATTATCGACGAGTCAGACTCTGAGTTGTGGAAGGTGGAAGAGCGGACATCTTCAAGCGGCCGGAAATCACCCAGAGTCAACTACACAGCTCGTGCACCATTCCGGGGGGACGGTGGCGTACCAATAGTAGATTTACACCACAAACCGGCCCATGAAGTCGAACCGAGCGAGATCACAGATCTCGGTAACGGCCAATACATGCGCGATCCAGATAGGAAATCTCGGTTTCTCCAGCGGCGAAAAAGTCGCAACCATGCCAAAGACAGGAAGTCGCTCCAAACACAACTTTTTCAGTCTCTCCACCCGCTTGATGacgaagagaaagagaaagggtTCATACCTATTGATCTGTTACCTCTGCTCATCACCGAAGAATCTGTCTACAAGGAACTATCAGGTCCCCTCCGAGAGACCCATGATGAGAAAACCATCCGGAGATACGCGCGCAAGATTTGCGCCGAGACAACCGAGAATTATATAGAGGGCGACAAGCCCAAAACAAAGACCATAACGTTTCGTAAAATCTTTGCGATCCTGGTCCTTGTCGAGAAGTCTCCTTCTATCACCAAGTTCCTCAAAGAAAACATCAACGACTCGGATTTGCCCTTGGTCAGAGTCAGCAACCCAAAGAGACCTGGCGAATGCGACTTACGTTGTTCGAGGGAACGGGACAAACAGCTCAAGTGTTTCCGAGGGAGCTGGTCGCCTCTACAGATTCGGAATTTCGCATCGTGGCAATTCGTCACTCTGGCCCCTTTTTTTGCCAAAAGCGAGCTGTACAAGGAAGTCGAGCACTATGTTCTACAGGACGGGATCATCATGCCTTTTCTGACGGACCCGAACAAGCAAGCCATATCCAACGATCCCTTTGTCGATAGTCAGCAGGAAGAgctgttgggtggtggaggtcggGTGTTCAGGGCCATCCTTCACCCTGATCATCATAGTTTTCACAAGAGTTTCAAG TGTCCTCGAGAACCATCATGCATCTGCACCTTCGCCATCAAGCGTCTCCATTCCCAAAATAAAGATCACTTCAAAAGAGAAGTTGACATGCTGAAGAAGTTCAGCAACTTTGCACACCCACATCTCATATCCCTACTAGCCACCTATGAACAGCGAAACAGTTTCTTCCTGATCTTCCCCTGCGCCAAATCTGACCTACTTTCTTACTGGGAAAAGTTCGAGGCCAGCCCGAAAATGGACCACGGCACTGTGAAATGGATGGCACATCAGTGCAAAGGAATTGCAAGCGGTGTGTTGAAGATTCACGAGTATTCAAGCACCAACTCCAAGCTGGGCAACACCCTGAAGCCAGGTCCACGGGAACCATTTGGCCATCATGGGGACATCAAGCCACAGAATGTGCTGGTCTTTTTAGACAATGCTCAAGATGGCCCAACTCAGGATCATTGTTCCACATGGAAGAGTCGAGGCACCCTCAAGCTCACAGACTTTGGCCTGGCTTCCACATCTTCTCATCGCACCATATCCCGAAAGCCGCTCTCTCATGTCGGAATGACCTACAACTATCGAGCACCCGAGTGCGATCTGCCTTCCAACCAAGATCCAAAAGGCCGTCAGTACGATATGTGGACGCTTGGATGTTTGTACCTAGAGTTTGTCACTTGGCTCATGGGAGGGAAAAAGCTCCTCGACGAATTCACACAGCTTAGAGCAGGGCCCTTTAGCGCTGAAAGTCTGAAGCACAGAACAAAACTGGACATCTTGTACGGTGGTGGTCTCATTCCACCTGAGATCGCCAGCGATGCCTTCTTCATGATCGAGGAGGACCACAGCATGGAAGGGCAGAAAAGAGGGGGTCTCAAGGGAATAGTCAAGCCGGCTGTCACCGAG TTCATCAAGAGACTACACGCCGACCCAGCATGCACCGGGTTTTTGCATGACTTCTTGGATATGATACGAGATGGACTACTGGTCGTCAAGCAGTGCGACCCAGGGAAGCTGGACAGGTACGAGATTCAGCAGGTCTACGGCAAGCTCTGCAAGATGGAGCAGGAGTGTGAGAAGTGGGAGTACAGCTGCGGACCAGCGttgaggtga
- a CDS encoding hypothetical protein (COG:O; MEROPS:MER0002267; EggNog:ENOG503Q4W1), translated as MSVSRLKAWLGAGLLATAQLTSGYALDLGSKESVEAVTSTLSSLASNAPRLALKLTPEGLKKQLEDPEFITSLVSGVESLIDGLNTGRHRRRLTPNVAPLVPQEHRPSAALRKRLDVDGVQIPSFEEWFQIDIDDLGLSAVSTASSKSGKEAPPALSKLTLELIHQLNKLDTVASVHALQQGPPPAVNPNDDPRSGNQGYLNAAPQGINARYAWTITGGDGARVGIVDMEQGWNLNHEDLRAANITLISGRNRDYPDHGTAVLGQMLMADNQIGGVGIVPAAKGRVISQSRPDGSYNTAATILDACNNMASGDILLLEAQEFDPVGGQYYWPVSVADANHEAILVCTGRGIIVVEAACNGGNDLDAYRNLSNKRIFNRAFPSEYRESGAIMVGASSASVPHFRLGYSNHGSRVDVYGWGENIDTTFTNADGTANNLYTTSFSGTSGASPIIVGAAAAVQGIAQARLGRKLSPARVRTILTTSGTASRTPSSDRIGVLPNLKAIIDGGHIRV; from the exons ATGTCTGTCTCAAGGTTGAAGGCGTGGCTCGGGGCCGGTCTGTTGGCGACAGCGCAACTCACCTCAGGTTACGCTCTTGACCTGGGTTCAAAGG AATCCGTCGAAGCTGTCACATCCactctttcttctctggcCTCCAACGCCCCCAGACTTGCCCTGAAGCTCACACCAGAGGGCTTGAAAAAGCAGCTGGAGGACCCCGAGTTCATCACCAGCTTGGTTTCAGGGGTTGAGAGTCTGATTGATGGCCTCAACACTGGCCGCCACAGACGTCGGCTCACACCCAACGTCGCGCCCCTTGTTCCTCAGGAGCATCGCCCCAGCGCGGCTCTTCGGAAGCGTCTCGACGTGGATGGTGTCCAGATCCCAAGCTTCGAGGAGTGGTTCCAGATTGACATTGACGATCTTGGACTGAGCGCCGTCTCCACCGCCAGCTCCAAATCCGGCAAGGAGGCGCCGCCTGCACTCTCCAAGCTGACGCTGGAACTTATTCACCAACTGAACAAGCTTGACACTGTTGCCAGTGTCCACGCTTTGCAGCAAGGTCCACCTCCTGCTGTTAATCCTAATGATGACCCTCGCAGCGGAAATCAGGGGTATTTGAACGCTGCCCCTCAGGGTATCAATGCCCGTTACGCTTGGACAATCactggtggtgacggtgccAGAGTTGGTATCGTTGACATGGAGCAGGGATG GAACCTCAACCACGAAGACCTTCGTgctgccaacatcaccctcatTTCTGGCCGCAACAGGGACTATCCCGACCACGGCACTGCCGTCCTGGGCCAGATGCTCATGGCAGACAACCAAATCGGTGGTGTCGGCATCGTCCCCGCCGCCAAGGGCCGAGTGATCTCTCAGTCTCGTCCCGATGGCTCGTACAATACGGCTGCGACCATATTGGACGCCTGTAACAACATGGCCAGCGGTGATATCCTCCTGCTTGAAGCTCAAGAGTTCGACCCCGTGGGCGGCCAATACTACTGGCCCGTTTCGGTGGCTGACGCGAATCACGAGGCCATCCTCGTCTGTACCGGCAGGGGAATCATCGTTGTCGAAGCGGCGTGCAACGGCGGGAATGACTTGGATGCCTACCGCAACCTGTCCAACAAGCGCATCTTCAACCGTGCATTCCCCAGCGAATACCGCGAGTCCGGTGCTATCATGGTCGGAGCGTCCAGCGCGTCGGTTCCCCATTTCCGGCTGGGCTACTCCAACCACGGCAGCCGTGTTGATGTCTACGGCTGGGGCGAGAACATCGATACCACTTTTACCAACGCCGATGGCACTGCCAACAACCTGTACACCACCAGCTTCAGCGGCACATCCGGGGCTAGTCCGATTattgttggtgctgctgccgccgttCAGGGTATTGCCCAGGCGAGACTTGGTCGCAAGCTGAGCCCTGCGAGAGTCAGGACTATTCTGACCACCTCTGGCACCGCCAGCCGCACTCCCTCTTCTGATCGCATTGGTGTTCTGCCTAATCTCAAGGCCATTATTGACGGTGGGCATATCAGAGTGTAG
- a CDS encoding hypothetical protein (EggNog:ENOG503NU7H; COG:O), protein MPSDKPLQDDDESYSIIERLADAIRIEDDLHAGTEDRQRLVQDLYEGPKKCQCCLNWVHEMPPDVEVDQDNEDCTYPLIVRRRVLATMNGNKKRIELHSIEIRHPQVREVLFDVFEGYDNLVKEVKFLIFKAPFRPFFWRWDRFNAAIDKEESEVVKTILIQLRSLVRADLAEAFAVKDELVSHGIITFKHLWTIFPPGELVYETPRITRQSNLGDFFIVTEVEAPHDDPERYQRHPRYYLFCTGTSWNGSSFGATNDNISLSSFKGTRKIADMRVVPVKYLEDAAAIKTQCLERGRRHHELAGITYKAYLPEKADEMSESERKQHTNRIILDSRNCPRRTFTRHLSEVNKPQLYTELITQAPVDAAPPGGHRPLEDNPLRPRYRQPIPVHDHDAPYDEPYARPPPRPLVVEDDPMATGTEDGDKNKKQVLDELELLLLSSYMHGYCLKERKWDDFEVDRIIDVEKNTKPFDSLVLPDGYKDLILSFVENQLKDGEAFDDVINGKGGGLVMLLAGDPGVGKTMTAESVAEKIHAPLVKMELSDLLKDERDRMPERRRRDSRSRSPVSSRDDDELTRTFSLAAKWKAVLLIDECDMYLEKRSDDSPERNRLVARFLRELEYYPSLLFLTTNRERVLDPAIYSRIHLTINYPALDLSSRLAIWKTFLGMEEGEFASTVTDEEFDTLASIETNGRRIKNITKTARMMAKRYDRGITFEDIRNVMRITEGLQI, encoded by the exons ATGCCGAGTGACAAGCCGCTCCAAGACGACGATGAGTCGTACTCCATCATCGAGCGTTTGGCTGATGCCATCCGCATCGAAGATGACCTCCACGCTGGCACCGAGGATCGCCAAAGGCTGGTTCAGGATCTCTACGAAGGCCCCAAAAAGTGCCAATGTTGCCTGAACTGGGTCCACGAGATGCCCCCTGACGTGGAAGTCGACCAAGACAACGAGGACTGCACCTATCCTCTCATTGTCCGCCGCCGTGTTCTAGCCACCATGAACGGCAACAAGAAGCGGATTGAACTCCACTCGATTGAGATCCGCCATCCCCAAGTCCGGGAGGTGCTATTCGACGTGTTTGAGGGATACGATAACCTCGTGAAAGAGGTCAAGTTCTTGATCTTCAAGGCACCGTTCCGCCCATTCTTCTGGCGCTGGGACAGGTTCAACGCCGCCATCGACAAGGAAGAGagtgaggttgtcaagaccATTCTGATCCAGCTGAGGTCCCTTGTCAGGGCCGACCTGGCCGAGGCGTTTGCAGTTAAGGACGAGCTCGTCAGCCACGGCATAATCACTTTCAAGCACCTGTGGACCATTTTCCCTCCAGGCGAGCTCGTGTACGAGACTCCGCGTATCACCAGGCAGTCAAACCTGGGTGActtcttcatcgtcaccGAGGTGGAAGCCCCTCACGATGACCCCGAGCGCTACCAACGCCATCCACGATACTACCTCTTCTGCACAGGCACTTCATGGAATGGGTCTAGCTTTGGCGCCACGAATGACAACATCAGTCTCTCTAGCTTCAAGGGCACCAGAAAGATTGCGGACATGCGAGTCGTTCCGGTAAAGTACCTCGAGGATGCGGCCGCAATCAAAACCCAATGCCTcgaaaggggaaggagacaTCACGAGCTCGCTGGCATCACCTACAAGGCATATCTCCCTGAGAAGGCAGATGAGATGAGCGAGTCAGAGCGGAAACAGCACACCAATCGCATCATATTGGATTCTCGGAACTGCCCCAGAAGAACCTTTACCAGACACCTGAGCGAGGTGAACAAGCCGCAGCTTTACACTGAGCTGATTACGCAAGCTCCGGTTGACGCTGCCCCGCCCGGTGGTCACCGTCCTCTTGAGGACAACCCGCTGAGGCCTCGATACCGGCAACCAATTCCAGTGCACGACCACGACGCACCGTATGACGAGCCGTACGCCagacctcctccacgaccTCTAGTTGTCGAGGACGATCCTATGGCGACAGGGACAGAAGATGgcgacaagaacaagaagcagGTCCTCGATGAGCTCGAGCTGTTGCTTTTGTCTTCTTACATGCATGGCTATTGCCTCAAGGAGAGAAAATGGG ATGACTTTGAGGTGGATCGCATCATCGACGTCGAGAAGAACACCAAGCCCTTTGATAGCCTTGTGCTCCCGGACGGTTACAAAGATCTCATTCTGTCCTTTGTCGAGAATCAGCTCAAGGACGGAGAGGCCTTTGACGATGTCATCAACGGCAAGGGCGGTGGTCTTGTCATGTTGCTGGCCGGTGATCCAGGTGTGGGCAAAACAATGACGGCAGAGTCTG TTGCTGAAAAGATTCATGCGCCGCTGGTCAAGATGGAGTTGTCGGACCTCCTGAAAGACGAACGGGATCGTATGCCCGAAAGGCGTCGGCGCGATTCCCGGTCACGCTCACCCGTCAGCAGCCGCGATGACGATGAGCTGACCAGGACCTTCTCGCTTGCCGCCAAGTGGAAGGCCGTGCTCCTAATCGATGAGTGTGACATGTATCTTGAGAAGAGGAGTGACGACTCCCCGGAACGAAACCGGCTCGTGGCCCGCTTCCTCCGTGAGCTGGAGTACTACCCTTCTCTGCtgttcctcaccaccaacagagAACGTGTTCTGGACCCGGCCATCTACTCGCGcatccacctcaccatcaactacCCTGCCCTGGACCTGTCATCACGTCTCGCTATCTGGAAGACGTTCCTGGGcatggaggagggagaattCGCCTCCACGGTCACGGATGAGGAGTTTGACACGCTAGCGTCGATCGAGACAAACGGCCGCAGGATCAAGAACATCACCAAGACAGCAAGGATGATGGCCAAGAGATATGATAGAGGTATCACCTTCGAGGATATCAGGAACGTGATGCGTATTACGGAAGGACTGCAGATTTGA
- a CDS encoding hypothetical protein (CAZy:AA7; EggNog:ENOG503NXMG; COG:C) yields the protein MSLIKILGVLLTFNFSVQATRHSHPLFAWETTPLDPIGLARLVQDTNTSQYEHLFPFTGQKTAATPNRLSPGTCKVFPGDNDWPSPEAWDAFGKVLGGALIKTVPAAAVCYANTGLYDAQRCSQVQANFSNPYFHEDDPTSNFFPNFQGRTCLPTSDPRSSNCTHGAFPIYAVNATNVQQIQLAINFARNTNIRLVIKNTGHCYLGKSTGAGALSIWTHHLNDIRYFDDLKVDGFEQGGKALKIAPGATVRQVYEAADRNGVSVLGGICESVGYAGGYVAGGGHTPLSGLYGMAADHVLALQLVTAEGQFTTVSPKHNPDLYWALRGGGAGTFGVVTSVIIRAQPKLPIVTSTFSISTSDTVSAETFWKGMRGYFELFIPFTDAGTYSWWVLVNTNGNYVFSMSPFFAPNHTIESFNKLVKPWFDQLTELGIPFTPNTTQHDAYLPAWASTWGEDVMLNAAGGMNIAGNWLLPRRNWENRTKFEETFAVIKRHSESGRMLMGYHQAPRNRANVDNAVNNAWREAVCFLILAAVIDAEPLAFTPGLISAASREFRDEILAPFRAVAPESDGGGAYLNEAHIDDPNWREAFYGGHYERLSSIKQKWDPGHVFYATTAVGSERWEVRDGDQGIQTQNGRLCRT from the exons ATGTCGCTAATCAAGATTCTGGGAGTTCTTCTTACCTTTAATTTCTCGGTACAAGCCACCAGGCATTCCCATCCTCTTTTTGCTTGGGAGACAACACCTTTGGACCCCATTGGTTTGGCGAGACTTGTCCAGGACACCAATACCTCGCAATATGAACACCTGTTTCCCTTCACAGGTCAAAAAACCGCAGCAACACCTAATCGGCTAAGCCCTGGCACCTGCAAAGTGTTTCCAGGAGACAATGACTGGCCCTCACCGGAAGCATGGGATGCCTTTGGTAAGGTCCTCGGTGGTGCTCTGATCAAGACGGTCCCAGCTGCGGCAGTCTGCTACGCCAATACAGGCCTCTACGATGCGCAGAGGTGCTCCCAGGTTCAAGCAAATTTTAGCAATCCCTATTTCCA TGAGGATGACCCCACCTCTAACTTCTTCCCCAACTTCCAGGGTAGGACCTGTCTTCCGACTTCAGATCCTCGATCCTCAAACTGCACACACGGCGCATTCCCAATATACGCAGTGAATGCTACCAATGTGCAGCAAATCCAACTAGCCATCAACTTTGCAAGGAACACAAATATCAGGCTGGTCATCAAGAACACGGGACATTGCTACCTGGGCAAGTCGACTGGGGCCGGGGCTCTGAGTATCTGGACCCATCACTTGAACGATATCCGGTATTTTGACGACCTGAAAGTTGATGGCTTTGAGCAAGGTGGCAAAGCACTCAAGATTGCCCCTGGAGCGACGGTGAGGCAAGTTTATGAGGCAGCGGATCGGAATGGTGTCAGTGTCCTGGGCGGCATCTGCGAG AGCGTCGGTTATGCCGGAGGCTACGTAGCTGGAGGCGGTCACACACCCTTGTCAGGCCTCTACGGCATGGCAGCCGATCATGTTCTCGCTCTTCAGCTTGTCACTGCTGAAGGCCAGTTCACCACTGTCTCCCCAAAACATAACCCTGACCTCTACTGGGCTCTTCGTGGCGGCGGAGCTGGCACATTCGGTGTGGTCACCTCTGTGATCATCAGAGCTCAACCCAAACTCCCGATCGtaacctccaccttctccatcagCACCTCTGATACTGTCTCCGCCGAGACATTCTGGAAGGGAATGCGCGGCTATTTTGAGCTTTTCATCCCCTTTACCGATGCGGGCACGTACTCCTGGTGGGTACTAGTCAATACCAACGGCAACTATGTCTTTAGCATGAGCCCCTTTTTTGCGCCAAACCACACCATCGAGTCGTTCAACAAGCTCGTCAAGCCATGGTTTGACCAGCTCACAGAACTGGGTATTCCATTCACACCAAACACAACCCAACACGATGCCTATCTCCCCGCCTGGGCCTCCACTTGGGGCGAGGACGTCATGTTGAACGCCGCCGGGGGGATGAACATTGCCGGCAACTGGCTACTCCCACGCCGAAATTGGGAAAACCGGACAAAATTCGAAGAAACTTTTGCGGTCATCAAGCGGCATAGTGAGAGTGGAAGGATGCTGATGGGGTATCACCAGGCGCCGAGGAACAGAGCCAACGTTGACAACGCCGTAAACAATGCTTGGCGGGAGGCTGTCTGCTTCCTCATCCTGGCGGCAGTGATTGACGCGGAACCGTTAGCTTTCACCCCCGGTTTGATCAGTGCTGCGTCAAGGGAGTTTAGAGATGAAATCCTGGCGCCATTCAGAGCGGTTGCTCCGgagagtgatggtggtggggcatACTTGAACGAAGCTCATATTGATGATCCAAACTGGCGGGAAGCGTTTTATGGAGGTCACTATGAGCGACTGTCAAGTATCAAGCAGAAGTGGGATCCTGGGCATGTCTTTTATGCCACGACCGCAGTGGGAAGCGAGAGGTGGGAGGTCCGAGATGGAGATCAAGGGATACAAACACAGAACGGGCGGCTATGTCGGACTTGA
- a CDS encoding hypothetical protein (COG:S; EggNog:ENOG503P5FR), which produces MWSYSFHVVQRGSPRDLKRPYDQRPRHRYSPIFIHRRKPTLRAMSVTHTVLFQIKADADADDVKAACDRFIALKGSCLHPTSNTPYIKTIKGGKDNSPEGLQFSSAEDRDYYVSTDPSHQAFVKSIGALVEKVIVVDFVDGLY; this is translated from the exons ATGTGGTCCTACTCTTTTCACGTGGTACAGCGGGGAAGTCCACGGGATTTAAAACGGCCATATGATCAGCGGCCCCGCCACAGGTATTCTCCAATCTTCATCCACCGTCGCAAACCTACTCTACGCGCCATGTCCGTAACACATACCGTTCTCTTCCAGATCAAGGccgatgctgatgctgatgatgtcaaGGCC GCTTGCGATCGCTTCATTGCGCTCAAAGGCAGCTGCCTCCACCCCACAAGCAATACACCCTATATCAAGACGATCAAAGGTGGTAAGGACAACTCACCAGAGGGGCTCCAG TTCTCCTCGGCGGAGGACAGAGACTACTACGTCTCGACCGACCCTTCTCATCAGGCTTTTGTGAAGAGCATCGGCGCTTTGGTAGAGAAAGTCATCGTGGTAGACTTTGTTGACGGTCTGTACTAG
- a CDS encoding hypothetical protein (COG:G; CAZy:GH16; EggNog:ENOG503P19Z), which translates to MHLSSYLALPLLPLLASAYQPPSYAGYSLLWADTFSGSSATLPSSSNWDIINRNIGVNNELQTYRADPRQIQLSGGQTLQIVPWRDSQLQWTSGRIESRYTFTPGAGRRTLVEAEIRFGGNDISQKQGIWPAFWLLGQSIRTGTGWPACGEVDIMETVNGLLTGYGTIHCHVYPGGACNEPTGRGGAINIPNQGWQKWRVIFDRTSSDWRSEHITWYMNGQQFHQVRGDQINDAGVWASLAQKPLFFILNVAVGGDWPGYPNGNTADGYGSMMEVGYVAHYST; encoded by the exons ATGCATCTTTCTTCCTATCTTGCCCTTCCTCTTTTGCCCCTGTTGGCATCTGCTTATCAACCTCCCTCTTACGCGGGCTACTCTCTCCTCTGGGCTGACACTTTTTCCGGTTCCTCGGCCACCCTCCCGTCCTCTTCAAACTgggacatcatcaaccgAAACATTGGCGTCAACAATGAGCTCCAGACATACCGCGCCGACCCCAGGCAAATCCAGCTTTCTGGTGGCCAGACTCTTCAAATTGTCCCCTGGCGCGACAGCCAGCTTCAATGGACATCTGGCAGAATAGAGTCGAGGTACACCTTCACCCCGGGCGCAGGGAGAAGGACGTTGGTAGAGGCCGAGATTAGATTTGGAGGGAATGACATCTCTCAGAAGCAGGGGATCTGGCCTGCGTTTTGGCTGCTGGGTCAAAGCATCCGGACCGGGACTGGCTGGCCGGCATGTGGCGAGGTGGACATCATGGAGACGGTCAATGGGTTGTTGACGGGGTATGGGACAATTCACTGCCATG tcTATCCAGGGGGCGCTTGCAACGAGCCCACCGGTCGAGGGGGGGCCATCAATATCCCCAACCAAGGCTGGCAAAAGTGGCGGGTCATCTTTGACAGGACCTCTTCCGATTGGAGAAGCGAGCACATAACTTGGTACATGAACGGGCAGCAGTTCCACCAGGTCAGGGGCGATCAGATCAACGATGCTGGTGTGTGGGCGAGCTTGGCCCAGAAACCGCTCTTCTTCATTCTCAACGTGGCTGTAGGAGGTGACTGG CCAGGGTACCCCAACGGAAACACGGCCGACGGTTACGGctcgatgatggaggtgggatATGTCGCTCACTATTCCACATGA